In Campylobacter concisus, the following are encoded in one genomic region:
- a CDS encoding plasmid mobilization relaxosome protein MobC, which translates to MPKNIKDKVLSIRITSQQNSKLSNIARELKISKSEIISYLIDNGTINSESIKKKELYPTIITYFARPFNNINQIAKRLNIAYKTSVNIDLKTILQTQEELYKVQSVLTEILSLIKSSYDS; encoded by the coding sequence ATGCCAAAAAATATCAAGGATAAGGTGCTCTCTATAAGGATCACTTCTCAGCAAAATAGCAAATTATCTAATATAGCTAGAGAACTAAAAATATCAAAATCAGAAATCATTTCCTATCTTATAGATAATGGCACTATAAATTCTGAATCCATAAAAAAGAAAGAGCTATATCCAACAATCATTACATATTTTGCTAGACCTTTTAATAACATTAATCAAATAGCAAAGAGACTAAATATAGCTTATAAGACTAGTGTCAATATAGATTTAAAAACGATACTGCAGACACAAGAAGAGTTGTACAAAGTTCAATCAGTGCTAACTGAAATTTTAAGCCTAATAAAGAGTAGCTATGATAGTTAA
- a CDS encoding ATP-binding protein, translated as MYIKRAIVNEIKEYMKSFPVLLISGARQVGKSTLALNLDIPNYITLDDINIYESARNDPKGFIEHCNKPIVIDEIQRVPILLLAIKEFVDKDRTNGQFVLTGSANLKGFKDISDSLAGRIGIVELYPLSQKELNQNNENLIDLLSDDINPFVFKKYDDENLANKIINGGYPEITKITSEKSKYLWFSSYIRTYIESDAKEIGNIRNMDKFITMYRLCMLRSGNIFNKNELCLESGLDNKTFDSYFSVLEHTYQIQKLQPYFNNALKRLIKTPKIFATDTGVLSHLLQISSPNELASSPYKGAIYETFVFDELLKANTSSKKRANIYYYRTSDQKEIDFILEISGRLIAIEVKSSKTISKDDFKHIYHLKENLQNKFDKGIVFYAGDMAMKLDDDMFALPFGFMG; from the coding sequence ATGTACATCAAACGAGCCATAGTAAATGAGATAAAAGAGTATATGAAAAGCTTTCCGGTGCTTTTGATAAGCGGGGCTAGGCAGGTTGGCAAATCAACCCTTGCTTTAAATTTAGATATACCAAACTACATAACGCTTGACGACATAAACATATATGAATCTGCAAGGAATGATCCAAAAGGCTTTATAGAGCACTGCAATAAGCCTATCGTGATAGATGAGATACAAAGAGTGCCCATACTGCTTTTAGCAATAAAAGAATTTGTAGATAAAGATAGAACAAATGGGCAGTTTGTATTAACCGGTTCTGCAAATTTAAAGGGCTTTAAAGATATATCAGACTCACTTGCTGGAAGGATAGGCATAGTAGAGCTTTACCCGCTTTCTCAAAAAGAGTTAAATCAAAATAATGAAAATTTGATTGATCTTTTAAGCGACGACATAAATCCGTTTGTATTTAAAAAATATGACGATGAAAATTTAGCTAACAAGATTATAAATGGTGGTTATCCAGAGATCACAAAGATAACCTCTGAAAAATCAAAATATCTCTGGTTTAGCTCATACATAAGAACATATATAGAATCAGACGCCAAAGAGATAGGTAACATCAGAAATATGGATAAATTTATCACTATGTACCGCCTATGTATGCTAAGAAGTGGCAACATCTTTAACAAAAACGAGCTATGTCTAGAGTCTGGGCTTGATAATAAGACATTTGATAGCTATTTTAGCGTGCTGGAGCATACATACCAGATCCAAAAGCTTCAGCCGTATTTTAACAATGCCCTAAAAAGGCTCATAAAAACTCCTAAAATTTTTGCTACTGACACCGGAGTACTATCGCATCTGCTACAAATTTCATCACCAAATGAGCTTGCTAGCTCGCCATACAAAGGCGCAATATATGAAACATTTGTATTTGACGAACTTCTAAAAGCAAATACCAGTAGTAAAAAACGAGCCAATATATACTACTATAGAACTAGCGATCAAAAAGAGATAGACTTTATCCTTGAGATATCAGGTAGGCTCATAGCCATAGAGGTCAAATCCTCAAAAACTATCAGCAAAGATGACTTCAAGCATATCTACCACTTAAAAGAGAATTTACAAAATAAATTTGATAAGGGCATAGTCTTTTACGCCGGAGATATGGCTATGAAGCTAGATGATGATATGTTTGCATTGCCGTTTGGATTTATGGGGTGA
- a CDS encoding aminotransferase, giving the protein MIVKISKGEKGIADYLKTGKKRDSKLTRDEKDDRLPLAGNLDLIEMSEKHQSKKKNKKHNYYHISLSFTSEEWSRLYESGNIDELIMDFLRLTFPNHDIDELLFYAEAHLPIIKEEPYIPRPEGALENRTLNKKHKNGEPLKREPHIHLIVSFENMKFTHSVKTGGVIYTKGAAKQQVKAIMAKSVEKFKRVVNDILSNKYGLNNIEPLSMDEDQLKKQYESFKSAAQKVKKGKEKDTQIKIETDVVIEPKANTKEQNISVEELLADAKNSTADYLLRMIEEDEGFKKDYYDRARRLNAVDIREFLPMINAKFNITAKPEMVNDKYKVRVDGFNGTYNLTDLMCKIVYNGRKGALFHVVNELEQMLIELQVNKNKPKITLSVSSDFSMPNKNSKTQVLNSWETIQIEPYNLKSILKNYSAISVAGFKDKSEEASSIDSITPTLIYDIDNSKFSANDAQNLLQSKGIKGFIYPTTYQVPDTKVEKFKLIIPTTRAPSLNEYDEYIKEITRELGLYNIVNNSSLHPSKFHYTPVPGSEVISISGKTFDNTRAIEDAGLKTDINNMDIKAIYEDLQNLRKYELGHEPKDTNSHIKRASYQAISSKIPIKELIEYFDESTMVKKYKDYQILSGKSGRYLYLPEENTAYSFNQNRHYTPYIYIRDKFYEAARKIETGFLNDGVIKKLGFEQNEYEGFVKCIDGHLDINRCYLAFINRVESFKKYLPDIVKINYQGLIYNIKTYMKDWQDMQGFNKLKERYKTDKISLANDHISFGLLKITKQELYGQGLDKDFGIEQTKQPSNIIETKEQNIKSGYDSLER; this is encoded by the coding sequence ATGATAGTTAAGATCTCAAAGGGTGAAAAAGGCATAGCTGATTATCTAAAAACTGGCAAGAAAAGAGATTCAAAGCTAACTAGAGATGAAAAAGATGATAGATTGCCACTAGCTGGAAATTTAGATCTTATCGAGATGTCTGAAAAGCACCAGAGCAAGAAAAAGAATAAGAAACATAACTACTATCATATATCCTTGTCATTTACTTCAGAGGAGTGGAGCAGACTATATGAAAGTGGCAATATAGATGAGCTTATAATGGATTTTTTGAGGCTAACTTTCCCAAATCACGACATAGATGAGCTACTTTTTTATGCTGAAGCTCATCTGCCTATAATAAAAGAAGAGCCATATATTCCTCGTCCAGAAGGGGCGCTAGAAAATAGAACATTAAACAAGAAACATAAAAACGGTGAACCTTTAAAAAGAGAGCCTCATATTCATCTAATAGTCTCTTTTGAAAATATGAAATTTACTCATAGCGTAAAAACTGGTGGAGTAATATATACAAAAGGTGCAGCCAAGCAACAAGTAAAAGCTATTATGGCTAAATCAGTAGAGAAATTTAAAAGAGTAGTTAATGACATCTTATCTAACAAGTATGGATTAAATAATATAGAGCCTTTAAGCATGGATGAAGACCAACTAAAAAAGCAATATGAAAGCTTTAAAAGTGCAGCACAAAAGGTTAAGAAAGGCAAAGAAAAAGATACGCAGATAAAGATAGAAACAGATGTGGTGATCGAGCCAAAAGCCAATACAAAAGAGCAAAATATAAGTGTTGAAGAGCTACTAGCTGATGCTAAAAATTCTACAGCTGATTATCTATTAAGAATGATAGAAGAAGATGAGGGTTTCAAAAAAGACTATTATGATAGAGCAAGGAGACTTAATGCAGTCGATATAAGAGAATTTTTGCCTATGATCAATGCAAAATTTAACATCACTGCAAAACCTGAAATGGTAAATGACAAATATAAAGTAAGAGTGGATGGTTTTAATGGAACTTATAATCTAACTGATCTAATGTGTAAGATAGTCTATAATGGCAGAAAAGGAGCATTATTTCACGTAGTTAATGAGCTAGAGCAAATGCTTATAGAGCTTCAGGTCAATAAAAATAAACCAAAGATAACATTGAGTGTGAGCAGTGACTTTAGCATGCCAAATAAGAACTCAAAAACTCAAGTGCTAAATAGCTGGGAAACGATACAAATAGAGCCATACAATCTAAAATCAATACTTAAAAACTATTCAGCTATATCAGTGGCAGGTTTTAAAGATAAAAGTGAAGAAGCTAGTAGTATTGACAGCATAACTCCTACACTTATATATGATATAGATAACTCTAAATTTAGTGCAAATGATGCTCAAAATTTACTACAAAGCAAAGGAATAAAAGGCTTCATATACCCAACTACCTATCAAGTACCGGATACAAAAGTAGAGAAATTTAAACTTATCATACCCACAACAAGGGCTCCAAGCTTAAATGAATATGATGAATACATAAAAGAGATAACAAGAGAGCTTGGGTTATATAACATAGTAAATAACTCCAGCTTGCATCCTAGTAAATTTCACTACACTCCAGTGCCAGGATCTGAAGTTATAAGCATTAGTGGAAAAACTTTTGATAATACAAGAGCCATTGAAGATGCGGGCTTAAAAACAGATATTAATAATATGGATATTAAAGCCATATATGAAGATTTACAAAATCTAAGAAAATATGAGCTTGGCCATGAACCAAAAGATACCAACTCACATATTAAAAGAGCAAGCTATCAAGCTATATCATCAAAGATTCCAATAAAAGAGTTAATAGAATACTTTGACGAGAGTACTATGGTTAAAAAATATAAAGATTATCAAATACTTTCTGGTAAGAGCGGCAGATACCTATACCTACCAGAAGAAAACACAGCCTACTCTTTTAACCAAAATAGACACTATACTCCATATATCTACATTAGAGATAAATTTTATGAAGCAGCCAGAAAGATAGAAACCGGATTTTTAAATGATGGCGTCATTAAAAAGTTAGGATTTGAACAAAATGAATATGAAGGCTTCGTAAAATGTATCGATGGCCATTTAGATATAAATAGATGCTATTTAGCTTTTATAAATAGAGTGGAAAGCTTTAAAAAATACCTGCCAGATATAGTTAAAATTAACTATCAAGGCTTAATTTATAATATAAAAACCTATATGAAAGATTGGCAAGATATGCAAGGTTTTAATAAGCTAAAGGAGCGTTATAAAACAGATAAGATATCTCTAGCAAATGATCATATATCATTTGGCTTACTAAAAATAACAAAGCAAGAGTTGTATGGTCAAGGACTTGATAAGGACTTTGGGATAGAGCAAACAAAACAACCATCAAATATAATAGAGACCAAAGAACAGAATATAAAGTCAGGATATGATAGTTTGGAAAGGTAG